The Peptococcaceae bacterium 1198_IL3148 genome contains a region encoding:
- a CDS encoding DUF1659 domain-containing protein, which translates to MAISKNLVTSALQLQVEKGVNSQGDPILGKITYRNIKADATEQDLYDVAQVLGGLQQYTLAAIQRIDTNDLVEEI; encoded by the coding sequence ATGGCAATTAGCAAAAATCTGGTAACCTCGGCACTGCAGCTGCAAGTGGAAAAGGGGGTAAATTCCCAGGGGGATCCCATCTTAGGGAAGATTACCTACCGGAACATTAAGGCGGACGCCACCGAGCAGGACCTGTACGACGTGGCCCAAGTTTTGGGCGGACTGCAGCAGTACACTTTGGCTGCAATCCAGCGCATTGACACCAACGACCTGGTAGAAGAAATTTAA